The Vulpes vulpes isolate BD-2025 chromosome 1, VulVul3, whole genome shotgun sequence genome contains the following window.
CATCAAGGCTAGTTCTGCCCTAAGGACTTCTGAAGCCTGAAGACACTGGGCTTCTTTCACAGCTTTCAAAGATGCAGAGGTACAGAAGCTAAAGACAAGGCTTCATTCTGGGTGGTAAGTCCAGAAGGGGACTCCTATATAAAGCTGAATGGTAATGGAAAGTCTGCAGGGAAGATGGGACAGCATGAACATCTAGTGGTTAGACTGGGGAGGAGGTGTAAGTATACAGTTTGAACTCATATTTCCTGtgtgattaaaaaagaaaaaaaaaatttacgtTCTTAAAGAGTTGGTGACATAGTGCCCTTGAGAGGCTGACCGAAGGAAAGGATCTCTCTAGTGCAGTACTACTATGATGCCCCTAGGGGCTTCTAGGAGACAgttaaaaagcacaaaacacaAGGAAAGAAGGTATCCTAAGGGCAATCTGATGAAATACCCACAAGGTTTCCAGGCACTGGAATTGGAAGACATGGAATAATGCCTGATACACTTAAAGAAGCAAAAGTCTGATACAGTTAATGAACTAAAAGATGTTTGTAAACAAACAGCAAAGAATAAGTACAaagtttagaaatgaaaaaactaaaaccaTGAATTAAAGAACAGATAAGACATAGCTAAAGGAAAAATTGGCGAACTACAAGCTATGTCTGAGGAAATCATTCTGAATGCAGATCAGGGAGGCagaaatgaataatataaaaaagaggGTAAGAGACCTGAAGAGAATGGTAAGATCTAACATTTCTGGTCTGAGTTAAAAGAAGGAATCAAATTGGGAAGAAGCATTACTCAAACAGATCTTGGCGAAGATCATCCAGAAGGAGTAGCCTTGTCAGATATTGAAAAAAGAGCAGTGAGGGAAAGTTGTTATACTTAGAACAGTGTGGTACAGCGTGAGTCAGCAGGGAAACCAAAAGTAGACTTAGGTATGTACGGAAATCTATTCGGTAGCACCTCAAATCACAGGCCCTGAGCTGGTGTTGGGGCAATTGGACAGcccttaggaaaaagaaaattggaccCAACCTTGCTCCATACTACCTGAATACATTTGAAATTAATCAGGTGAATCAGATAtctaaatgtaaattataaaaacCTGATGGTCCTGGAAAAGTGGTGGCAGCAGTGGCatagttttttaatttcagggTCCCTTCATAAAGCAACTACATTGAAAAATATCAGAGACATTTCACAAGAGTAGATGACAAGGAATCCTGCAGACCCTGAAACAGAAGCAGACACAAAAACGATGGACAGTGCCTGTATGCTAGCAGCATATAGAAAGAACAGGAACAATGGAGCACCCAATGGGCCTAAGATTAGAACAGAAGAACTTCAAACAGCCAGTGGATTTACACCAGAAAGTACCTGGGCCAGTGAACAAACTGCAGAGTGCAAAGTGGCTATGGTAAGGACTGAGGGGCCAAGGGAGGCTGAGCCCTAGGAACTTCTGAAACTCATCTACCAAGGCTCCTTTCTGAAGCTCCTTCCCAGACAGCCCCaccaaacaaaggaaaacagCTGAGTAGGGAGAAGAGCCGTGGCTGAGGACAGGGCCAGAAGAAAAGGAACTGAAGGTTCAGATTAAAGTAGGGAAGTCTCCACTGGCCGAAGAAGATGGGATAACTTGAACTCCAAAAAGGATAATAAGTACAATCGAGTGAAACCCATCAAATAAGTTTAAATCCACTGAGTTTGTACTTTATATACTACCTTCAGAGAATGACCAGGAAATAATCTGTTATTGTGAAGATGGGTAAACACTTAAAGAATCAAGCATTTTTATCCTATGTTATGTGATAAAACCACTGACCTgcctatttataaaaaatatctcaataaCCAACAGAATACAAAAGGCTGAACTAGAATACCACCAATGAATTAACAAAGGCACTGAACATCAATTGGTACTTACATCACAAAAAGAAAGGCATTCCTTGCCTCCTGGTGAAAGAACACACCACCACCTCCCACTTTACCAAGGGCCTGAGCCCAAAGTTGTCTAACCAAGCATCTGGATATCGGCTGCCAATATGGGGGAAGTAGAGGGGAAAGAAGAATATACTAAACAGCAGTATAAATATGCAAGCAGCACTCTACAGATGGTGGGAAACTCCAGGGTAATGAAGAAAAGGAATGGAAGGAGAACCTGCTGATTAAGAGAAGCTTAAAGAGCAGTCAGTTTtaagaaaatgggcaaaactaaattctggggtccagggatgcCCACCTGAGTGAAAAGCccataaagaaaagcaagaaaatgctGCTGAGAAAGGTCAGGATGGGGGACATGCCCTCCAATGGTGGATGACTTACAATGTTAGTGTTGGGATTCAGTATTTAGCTAAAGTGAACAAAAGAGCACAAAGTGTAAAGTAAGGCAAGCCCATCACCTGCGGCACACCTCTTACCATTGAGGTTTCTGTCGTTCCCTGCAAGGGCTGCCTGCTTGTCCGTCTCCGATTCTGCCTcattttcatccatgttgtagtcctcctctccccccagctTTTGTTGGTGCCTCCCTGTAAAATGAACACAGAGAACACAGCCCACATTACTCTCTTGAGGCCACAGGAGCTAAAGAACCCAGGAACTGGGGTGTTTCCAGGCACGGCTTAACAATCAGGTCTCCTGCAGCGTCTCGGGGAACCGCAGGAACTGGTGTGCCTGCTGCCAGAATGAACAGCAGGTGTGAGTTCTCCACTTACGTCTGCCCCCCACTTCAACTCTGAGTCCATAGAAACCATGGCCCTCAACACAGGGCTGTATTCTGGGCTGAAACTGGGGAAATGAGCTAATTAAACCCAAATTccggggaacctgggtggctcagtggttgagcgtctgccttcagctcaggttgtgatcctggtgtcctgggattgagtcccgcatcgggctccccgcagagagcctgcttctgcctctgcctgtgtctctgcatctctcatgaataaataaaatatttaaaaaataataagcccgggatccctgggtggcgcagcagtttggcgcctgcctttggcccagggcgcgatcctggagacccgggatcgaatcccatatcgggctcctggtgcatggagcctgcttctccctctgcctatgtctctgcctctctctctctctgtgactatcataaataaataaaaattaaaaataataataataataataataaacccaattcctgggttttttaaaagagagcaaCTCCAGGTTAAAAGGAGGTGCCACTACTGCTGGAAACAACAGGTTTCTAGTTAATGATGGCACCTCAGAATGGTTTGTGGCTCTGATGGAAGGAAATAGAGTGGCTACTGGGTACCAATGGATTTTCCATCATCCCTACAGAATCAGATCATTCACCACCACATTCAGCCCTGCAGAAAAGAAGATCAGGACAAAAGGCATTCAAGAGACATACGGTTTcatatagatagataaacaaaatcttgagatgcctgggtggctcagtggttgagcgtctgccttcagctcaggttgtgatcctggagacctggaatcaagtcccacatcaggctccctgcttctccctctgcctatgtctctgcctctctgtgtgtctttcatgaataaataaataaaatcttaaaaaaaaaaatctttttctaaaaagcatGTCTGGGAGATTTGATTTGGCTCTAGTTACACCTCTCTGCACTCACTGCCTGAAGGGAAGCAAAGCACATGCCCCTGTGCCCTGCCACTTTATTCTGCAAATCCTGTCACTACAGCTGCACCAGGTTGGTGTGTATCCTGCGGGATCTCAAACCAATATTTAGATGTTACCCTTTGTGGCCAGTCTAAAACCTGCATGCCACTGGATCTGCCACCTGAgttggccttttctttttctttaattctttaaatggaaCCTTGTAAGAACACATTCTTCAGGGAGAGAAGCTTGAGTGCAAATGAGATCTACATGGAATCAGGGTAATTTCCACAAATAAGCACATCCCCCCCACTCTTGTTAATGGCTCATCCCAAAGCACAGGTATCTTCTTCCCTTCCTAAGTGCTCCTGGCTTGGCTAGGAATAAAGTCTTCCACATCCTTTAGGAACCCAGATACATCCCCGAATATTGTGTTGATGTCGGTGTCCCCACACTTTCctgtatctttaaagaaaagtccACCAAACCAGCAAGGTAGGATTCACATGTCACTTCTCTGCAATGCTCAAATATGCATGAAACTCCATCTAcccaatcatccatccatccctcccttcACTGGGCACTGGTCGTGACACCATATAAGGATGTAGACACACAGGCAAGCCACATGGTCAAGTGCAGAGGCTACATTCACTTGATGCTAAGCACCCACTTCAAGGCCTTCCACCTTGAAGCCCCACCACCCAACCACCAAACCACTAAGTTGCTGTGAATATTATTTCTGACACCTCCAACTGCTGGTGAGCACACTgctcttccctcctgcctcctacTCAGTAACATATTCaacaaaccaccaccaccaaatggCAAACTGGGCCCTTCATGGGATTTCCTAGTATCGGGAGAAGAGTGGCGGAGTCAGCGGAAGCCCATGGAGCAGCTAACCTACCTTCTTCGTCAAcatcctgctcttcctcctcttgcCCATCAGGGATGACAAGCTGGTCCCGCTCAAGGTCCTCTGTGTCCTGATTTTCTTGGCTGGCCAGTATCACTGCTGGCACCCGTGGGGTCTGGCCAACTGCTCCAGCTTCTCCAGTGCCTCTTCCACCCACAGGTCTGTCTTCCTCTACAGCCTGCTCTCGGCCTGGctctgggggcagccccaggctgTCCCTCTGAGGCTCCTCCTCACTGGTGACCTGAATCTCGTTGGTTTCCCCTGTGCAGAGAACACACCACTGGCATTTAgtttatgtaaaacaaaaaccctcTTACCCTCTTACTCCCAGAACCCTCCCAAGAGCTGTGGACGGAGGAGCAACTACGAAACTTATTCTATGAGTCTGCAAAGACTACAGGCTTCTCTCTACCTGCAGCTCATCTTCAGAGCCATGAAGAAGACAGAAGTAGTTTAGGAAAAAAACCTGGACAAGTTATCTCGATTACAGCTACAAACTACAAGCTGAAGTCATCTAACCATCATCAATTTAACCATCATCTAACCAGGTACTCTGAGACAAGTACCTGGGAGCAGGGCATGCCAGTCCACCAAGGAGTCACTCCACAGGGACacagcagccaccaccaccaccaccaccccttcccaTGACAGCTGCTCAGGTCTCAGCCACATCCCCATATTCCTACATTTCTAATGATGTCCTCAACATGGAATAGCCTGGATCTTTCTTTACACAGCTGCCAAAGAACAAGGTACTGGGTTTACAAGGATGAGATGTCAGTAAGACAAGGAAAAGCCCTGGGGCCTCAATTCCAGGTGCTCAGAGAGACCTGCTTCCCGCAGCCCAAACCCAAGTCACCAACTGCCATCTGCAGGGACACTCTTGCGTGAGGCTGTATACACATATGTTGGACATGAACTGCgactatgtatttatttgaatgagcTTTGTCTTCAAGGGCTTAAATGTGTAATTCCCAGGCTTCACTTACCTTTCTCACCTTGTCTCTTCAAATCCAAAGCCATCTCCAAACTGGGGGCTGGTGTCTGGGGCTCACCATCGCTGGGCACATTTCCTTTCACTTGTGGTACCTCTGCCTGGGGCAGGTCTGCTTCCTGTGGCCTGGGCTGAGGCTCACTGGGGGCTCGGAGCTAAAACAGGAGCACACGACAGCTAGGGGCTCTGTGACTTTAAACCTCACAGTAACCCGAAGCAATGCAATGGATGTCCTTCTGACAAAACACCCAAACACAGAGAAATGTCATGATATGCTCCAATTGTGCCCGACCACCTGGCATAAATCCAAAGTGCACCCGCTATATTTAAGATCAAAGTGCACCTGCTATATTTAGCAAAATATAGATCAAAGTGCACCTGCTATATTTAAGATCTCTCAGAAAGTACTTTCAGTAATCGATTAACAAATAGGCTTCTACTGTCTGATCAACAAGGACAAGGAAGACCTGAACATAAACCAACCAGACTAGACTACTTCTATGGAACAGTGAACCCAACAAGAGCAAAATACAATCTTCAAATCCACATAGAACATCCTCCAGGACAGACAGATGCTAGGCAATGAAACAAGCCCCAACAAATCTGAAAGAAttgaacatactttgtatgatgtCAATCACAATGGAATGAAGTTATCAGTGacaataaagtttgagaaattcACAAACGTGGAAATTAGGCAACGCACTCTTAATAACCAGTGGGTCAAAGAACACACAAGGCAAATAACAGTATCCtgagaaaaactgaaacaaatacACAACATACCAAACTTATGGGAGGCTGCTAGAGCAGCGCTTAGTGGGAAATTTGCAGGTTTGTATTAAGGAAAAAAGATCTCAATTCAGTAACCTAATCTTCCACCTTAAGatactggaaaaagaagagcaaactaaacctaAAGCAAAGGACATAATAAATGCTGGAGCAGGAATGAATTCTGTTTTCTACAGAGTAGAAAACAGGAAACACCAATGAAATCAAAGTGAGTTCTTGGAAAAGttgaacaaaattgacaaaccatTACCTagattaaaaagacaaaccattaccaagaaaaagagaaaaatgaacttaCTAAAATAAGAGACCACCACTGACCTTACACAAACAAAACTATTAAAGAGAAATaccacctgggcacctgggtggctcagttggttaagcatctgctttgagctcagttcatgatcccagggtcccaagatcaaTCCCTgcttctggcttcctgctcactgggaagcctgcttctccctctcctgctgctccctctgcttttgctttctctcattccctcactctatcaaataaataaaataaaataaaaaataccctgAATAACTGTATGTCAACTTTGATAACCTAGAGGACACTGGGCAAGTTCCCAGAACAATACTAATTACCCAAACTgactcaagaaatagaaaatgtgaggggcacctgggtgacttagttggttgtGTCTGAtgcttggtttcagttcaggtcattatctcatgggccaggagatcaagccctgaattgggctctgtgctcagccaggaatgtacttggagattctctccctctgcccctcccctccactatctcaaataaataaataatttttttaaaaaaatagaaaatgtgaatagacATAACAGACtgaattagtaattttaaaacttcccCCAAAGAAAAGCCTAAGCTCAGATGTCTTCACTAATGAAtcccaccaaacatttaaagaatcaaTACCAGATATTCACAAACTTTTCccaaagaacaagagaaaagattATGCCTCATTCTACGTATGAGCCCAATATTACCTGATATCAAAGCTAAAGACActataagaaaactacagactgTATCTGTTATGAATATAGACAccaaaatccccaacaaaatactagcaaaacaaatctagcaacatataaaagtattttatgccATGACCAAGTGGGCTAAATCCCATGTATGCAAGGTGAAACATCCAAAAATCAGTTAGTGTAATACTGTATAAATAGCATAAAGGACAAAAActacatgatcatctcagtagatggagaaaaaggaagaatttgaaaaaatcCAACACCTCTTGATAAAAACACTCATCAATTAAGAACAGAAGggaagagatgcctgggtggcttagtcagttaagtgcctacctcctggtttcagctcaggtcatgatctcagggtcaggagatggccctgcctcaggctctgtgctcagcgggcaacctacttgagattctctctccctctgcccctcccacatgcatgctctaagataaataaatcttaaatttcaaacaaaaaaacaatgttggAGGATTTACACTCCCTGAATTCAAAGCTGACTACAAAGCTACAGGTACAGTAATCAAGGCTGCATGTATGGTAGTGACATAAGggacacacagaccaatggaacagaactgagagtcCACACATAAACCCTCATATTTACAATAAACTGATTTTTGACATAGGTGCCACAACGATTCAGTGGAAGAAAGAAtcgttgttttgttttgttttcaaaaaaaggtGCCAAGAGATGatatacacatgcaaaagaatgaatttggaccctTACTTCACACCAGAtataaaaaatgaactcaaaatggatcataggaCTAACTGTAAGAGCTAAGAACtagaaaactcttagaagaaaatataaatcttcaTAACCTTGGAGTAAGCAAAGTGTTTTAAATTATGACACCAAAGGAACAAATAACAGAATaacaaactggacttcatcaaaattaaaaacttctatgtTTCACTGAACAccatgaagaaagtaaaaaaacaactcagagaatgggaaaaaatatgtagaaatcaTGTATCTATTAACTTtgcatatacatatgaatatataaagaactctaactcaattataaaataacccaatttaaaaacggacaaagaatttgaatagatgtttttccagaaaagatatacaaatggccaataaagcacaggaaaaatgctcaacattagttattatggaaatgaaaatccAAGCCACAATGAGATAGGACTCCACATCCATGAGGATGGCTATAATGAAAAAAGATAGTAACAGGAGTTGGCAAGGTCATGGAAAAACTGCAACCCTCAAACTGCTGGCGAAAATCTAAGAGTGTGATCACTTTTTGAAAATGCTCTGGCAGTTTCTCATAAAACATTGAGCTACTATAgggtccagcaattccactcataggtatatacctaagagaaatgaaaacttacatccCTACAAAAATGtctacatgaatgttcatagcagcattactaaTAATAAGCCTAAGGatagccccagtggctcagcagtttagtgcctgccgccttcagcccagggcctgatcctggagacccagggtcaagtcccacgtcaggctccctgcatggagcctgcttctccctctgcctgtgtctctgcttctctctctctgtgtctctcatgaataaataaataaaacctttaaaataataataagcctaaaactagaaataacccaaataccTATCAACTGACAAATGAATCAACAAAATGTGGCCTATCTACACAATATTATCCAGCcacaaagaggaaagaagtatttatacatacaaacacatgGATGAGCCCTGAAAGCATTACACTAAGTAAAAGGATCCAGACATAAAAGGCCACATAGTATATGATTCTACtaatatgaaatgtccagacAAAGCAAAtctatagaggcagaaagtagattaatggttttCTAGGAGTGAATGGGAGAGCTAATGGTTATGGGGTTTATTTgggaaatgaaaatgttctaaaattgtaaTGATGGCAGCataactttgtgaatatactaaaaaccaatgCATTGTAACTGTTATATGGGCGAACTGTATGGTCTGTGAATTATCTCTCAATAAAACTGCTGTATTTAAAACCAACACATAGATTTCCTGAAGGCTTTGAGCAGCAGTTTCATGGGCCAAGCGTCACACACTCTGCCAGTGTGGGTGCTCATCAGCCCCACCACTGACCAGCTGGTGGCGGGGGCCTTATGGGTGTCAGGGTCTTCAAAACAGCAGCGATGCTCTCCCAGGATGGCTGCAGACTTTAAAGGAAGTAACCCTGGTAAAGCCCTGAACTCAAGGACAGGGCCCTGTCAGAGCTGCAACACCCCTGGGCTGGCTGCTGTGTCTCAGGGAACCAAACCCATAAGCAAGAGCAGAGATAGAGGAAATCAGCAGATAAGGGAACAGAGTGcctgaagagagaggaggaatgCCTTCTCGAATCCTGGGTAGCAAAAACCCAGAATTACCTGCTGGCTTTGGTCCTTTTTTTCACTTAGGTTTCTGGAAGCAATAGCTTCGTTTCCCTTTTTAGTGACTTCTTCTATTCGCTCCTCACACTGCTCCTTCACCTCTTTCATCTGATTGATGCACTGGCTCCTTtggtgaaagaaagcaaaagaaaacacaaatatttaggGATGCGTTTATATAGCAAGTGTTTCCTGCTGTAACTGTGGAATCCACTGTGTCAATATGAGACACAGCTCATCTTTTTCCTGGTTCCAGCTCTTAATCTCAAGAGGACACCTAAGGTAGggcaaaatgggcaaaatatgtgTTTCAGTTATTCAATGGCAAGAAAACTGAAGTTGACTGAAACTTACTACAAATATGCCACACTACCACACTGTTCTAAAACAGGTGAATTTAATATTggttagaaaaaataatttttaaaaatacaacctgtagt
Protein-coding sequences here:
- the GOLM1 gene encoding Golgi membrane protein 1 isoform X1 codes for the protein MMGLGNGRRSMKSPPLVLAALVACIIVLGFNYWIASSRSVDLQTRIVELEGRVRRAAAERGAVELKKNEFQGELEKQREQLDRIQSSHDSQLESVNKIYQDEKAVLVNNITTGERLIRTLQDQLKALQKNYGRLQQDVLQFQRNQTNLERKFSYDLSQCINQMKEVKEQCEERIEEVTKKGNEAIASRNLSEKKDQSQQLRAPSEPQPRPQEADLPQAEVPQVKGNVPSDGEPQTPAPSLEMALDLKRQGEKGETNEIQVTSEEEPQRDSLGLPPEPGREQAVEEDRPVGGRGTGEAGAVGQTPRVPAVILASQENQDTEDLERDQLVIPDGQEEEEQDVDEEGRHQQKLGGEEDYNMDENEAESETDKQAALAGNDRNLNVLNAENQKGDIINLLAQREKRNHTL
- the GOLM1 gene encoding Golgi membrane protein 1 isoform X2, with translation MGLFYLADSQPAFEMMGLGNGRRSMKSPPLVLAALVACIIVLGFNYWIASSRSVDLQTRIVELEGRVRRAAAERGAVELKKNEFQGELEKQREQLDRIQSSHDSQLESVNKIYQDEKAVLVNNITTGERLIRTLQDQLKALQKNYGRLQQDVLQFQRNQTNLERKFSYDLSQCINQMKEVKEQCEERIEEVTKKGNEAIASRNLSEKKDQSQQLRAPSEPQPRPQEADLPQAEVPQVKGNVPSDGEPQTPAPSLEMALDLKRQGEKGETNEIQVTSEEEPQRDSLGLPPEPGREQAVEEDRPVGGRGTGEAGAVGQTPRVPAVILASQENQDTEDLERDQLVIPDGQEEEEQDVDEEGRHQQKLGGEEDYNMDENEAESETDKQAALAGNDRNLNVLNAENQKGDIINLLAQREKRNHTL